A single genomic interval of Alteromonas sp. BL110 harbors:
- a CDS encoding choice-of-anchor I family protein, with protein MAVRNKFKYGLIAFLVSAALTGCGLDGDDGAQGETGAQGPQGEQGEPGTDGNDGTDASIGIAMDIVGRAFLGNQTAAEIVQYHSDTSTIYATNGETNTIAVIDASGVSTAAMSDPINTTTLTSSTIALPADINGVVLGSLTSIAISGDLMAVAVPADVKTDNGYVLFYNGLDSSAPAFLDSVEVGALPDMVTFTPDGGKVLVANEGEPSDDYTVDPEGSISVINILASGEPEETGTTVGFTALNGSEAELMAQGVMFPNPAGRTINGTVITSTVAKDLEPEYITATNDVAYVSLQENNGLAILDLEELTVDIVGLGTKSWAGLNIDIQENDTVSFGQYTGLYGVYQPDTIANFTWKDATFIVTANEGDAREYFFEAADEAACTEAGGVDFDEDDGCLAYTDEVKVEDLTAAANSELAMLQATGEADGLRVTAAMGDADGDGEYDAAYAYGARSFTVWDQNGLVVYDSGDDFERITASVHGAQFNNGDDENASDSRSEDKGPEPEALTVGQVGDRTYAFIGTERMGGIFVYDVTNPYDVQFSEYVINRDLTEGLTSDNVIGDLAPESLVFVNAEDSPSGVPLLVVGNEVSGTVTVWQINQL; from the coding sequence ATGGCAGTGCGTAACAAGTTTAAATATGGATTAATTGCATTTCTAGTTTCAGCTGCGCTCACAGGATGCGGCCTTGACGGTGATGATGGTGCTCAGGGAGAAACAGGGGCACAGGGACCACAGGGCGAACAAGGTGAGCCGGGCACTGATGGTAACGATGGCACCGATGCTTCCATCGGTATCGCGATGGATATCGTGGGTCGCGCCTTTTTAGGCAATCAAACAGCAGCTGAGATCGTTCAGTATCATTCTGACACTAGCACTATTTACGCCACTAACGGCGAAACTAATACAATTGCGGTTATTGATGCCTCAGGCGTTAGTACAGCAGCAATGTCAGACCCAATTAATACAACTACCCTAACGTCGTCCACGATCGCATTGCCAGCTGACATTAACGGCGTGGTGCTTGGCAGCTTAACAAGTATTGCAATAAGCGGTGATCTTATGGCTGTTGCAGTCCCGGCAGATGTTAAAACTGACAACGGTTATGTGCTGTTTTACAACGGACTTGATAGCTCTGCTCCCGCATTTTTAGACTCGGTAGAGGTAGGCGCACTACCTGATATGGTCACTTTCACCCCTGATGGCGGTAAAGTGTTGGTAGCGAACGAAGGCGAGCCGTCGGATGACTATACCGTTGACCCTGAAGGTTCTATTTCGGTTATCAACATTCTTGCCAGTGGCGAACCTGAAGAAACAGGTACTACTGTAGGCTTTACTGCACTTAACGGCAGTGAAGCTGAGCTTATGGCACAAGGCGTGATGTTCCCAAACCCAGCAGGGCGCACAATTAACGGAACAGTTATCACCTCGACTGTAGCGAAAGACCTAGAGCCGGAATATATTACAGCGACTAACGATGTTGCCTATGTAAGCCTCCAGGAAAACAATGGTTTAGCAATTTTAGATTTAGAAGAATTAACCGTGGATATTGTTGGCTTAGGCACCAAATCTTGGGCTGGGCTTAACATTGATATCCAAGAGAATGATACGGTTAGCTTTGGTCAATATACTGGCCTTTATGGCGTATATCAGCCAGATACTATCGCTAATTTTACTTGGAAAGACGCAACTTTCATTGTAACAGCGAACGAAGGCGACGCCCGTGAATACTTCTTTGAAGCTGCTGATGAAGCTGCATGTACTGAAGCTGGTGGTGTTGATTTTGATGAAGACGATGGTTGCCTTGCGTATACCGATGAAGTGAAAGTAGAAGACCTAACTGCTGCGGCAAATTCAGAGTTGGCGATGCTACAAGCAACAGGTGAAGCTGATGGTTTGCGTGTAACTGCAGCTATGGGCGATGCGGATGGTGATGGTGAATACGATGCGGCATATGCGTACGGTGCACGTTCATTCACCGTTTGGGACCAGAATGGCCTGGTGGTTTATGATTCTGGCGATGATTTTGAGCGCATTACCGCTTCAGTTCACGGCGCGCAGTTCAACAACGGTGACGACGAAAATGCTAGCGATTCGCGTTCAGAGGATAAAGGACCTGAGCCTGAAGCATTAACCGTGGGGCAAGTAGGTGACCGCACTTATGCATTCATCGGCACTGAGCGCATGGGCGGAATTTTTGTGTACGACGTGACTAACCCATACGACGTTCAGTTTTCAGAGTATGTAATCAACCGCGACCTTACGGAAGGGTTAACTAGCGATAACGTTATTGGCGACCTTGCGCCAGAAAGTTTGGTATTTGTTAATGCTGAAGACAGCCCGAGCGGTGTTCCTCTGCTTGTTGTGGGTAACGAAGTGAGCGGCACAGTAACGGTATGGCAAATAAACCAGCTGTAA